GTCCGTGCAACTTAATTTAGCAAACTCTACAATTTTTTTTAATTCCTTAAAGGCATCCTGAATTAAATCTTCATATTTTATTATTAGTATTTCAGCATTAAAAGGGTTATCTAACCAAATTCGAGTATGTTCATGCCATCTACATGGATATACATCTTTACCCTCAAGAACCATCTCCTTTAATGTTACTTGCTTTTTCATAGCTTGATGCATTGCATAATAAGATGCCATGGCGTCTCTACCATCTCGAACCAAATGAATTACACGTTTCATTTCTTTTCTTGGAAGCTCATGCGTTTTAAAAAATACCACATCATGAAATCTTTTATAGTATTGTTTCCCATGAACATCCGGAATCAACTCTTGCGTTAGTGAATCTGGTAGCATGGACGTTTCTATACCATATTGTAAACCAGCTATCAGGTTTTGCATCCATGTATTTCCGGACTTTGGAAAACCTGCAATAAAAATATCCTGTGGTTTTGTTTCTGTAATGGGTAAAAAATTATTCATACGCATCTTATTTTCTGTTTGTTGTGCAATACGCTCATCAAACTTTAAAATACGCTTCATATTTTTTTTTAATTTATTCATCTAAGGTCCATTCTAATTTAGGTGAAACAAGTCCAGGCCATTTTTCAATGTAAGTAGAACCTCCAGCATGTTCACCTTCTATATCAACAAGTAAGACATCAATAGGTTCTATAAGCATTATCTTACCTGGAATTCCGGCGTTTAGAGTTAACGTATATTGCGTTTTATTTAATAAAAATTCTGGTATGATGAGTTTTAATGTATGTTCTCCTTTTGCAATACCTAATTTGGTTAATTCATGTGAACTAGTGACAAATGCTATAACACCATAGGTGTTTTTAACACTTAAATTAAAACGCATGCCTTTTATCTCCGTTTTGGCTAAAAAAGTGATCTGAATATGGATGGCTTCAGACTGCAAAAATGCCGACCTAATGCGTTGTGTTGTATCTGTAACAGAAACTTGCAACAACTGTATCTCGTTATTACTAACTTCATCAGCAACATATTCAACCAAACCACTACTTAACTGCATATTTTCATTATTCAAATAAAAATCCACAGCGTCATCCGTTCCACCTTCAAAAACCGTTTTCCCGTGCTCCAAAACAATAGCCCGAGTACACAAGCTTTTTACAGCGGCCATATTATGACTCACAAACAACACCGTCCGCCCATCACCTTGACTAATATCCTGCATTTTGCCAATGGCCTTTTTTTGGAATTCGGCATCGCCAACAGCCAACACCTCATCAATCACCAAAATATCAGGTTCTAAAAAAGCGGCAACGGCAAAAGCCAAGCGTACGCGCATACCACTACTATACCGTTTTACAGGGGTATCTACATAACGCTCACAACCAGAAAAAGCAATAATTTCGTCCTCTTTGCTGCGTATTTCAGCCTTACTCATCCCTAGAATAGCCCCATTTAAATAAATATTCTCACGCCCAGTGAGTTCGGGGTGAAACCCCGTTCCTACTTCCAGTAAACTAGCAATGCGGCCTTTGGTTTTAATTTCACCAGTTGTAGGGATCGTAACCCGACTTAATATTTTAAGCAGCGTACTTTTTCCAGCCCCATTTTTCCCAATAATACCCAATACTTCACCGCGCTGTACTTCAAAATTAATGTCTTGCAACGCCCAAACATAATCACTATCCGCTTTAGCACTGCGGTCGTTTACAGAACCCACTTTTAAATACGGATCTTCCTTTCCGCGAATACCAGCCCACCACCTGTTCAAATCATGACTAATGGTACCAGTACCCACAAGCCCCAAGCGGTATTGTTTGCTGATGTTTTCGGCTTTTAAAATGACACTCATATTCTATAATTCGTTATTCGATATTCAATGTTTCATTATTCAAACCTCTATAATTCTAACCCGTCAACTGTTAACTGCGACGGCGACTGCGACTATAAAAAAATAATTATTTCTTTCTAACTCATCAATTATTCTTCTTCATTTCAACTTCAACAATCAACAATCGTTAATCTTATGTCAGTATTCTTTCCTCTTTAATCTTTATTCTCACCTCTACCGACTCACCTCTAACCTCTCACCACTAACCACTAACCTCTCACCATTAACCTCTCACCTCTCACCACTAACCTCTCACCACTAACCTCTAACCTCTCACCACTAACCTCTCACCTCTAACCTCTAACCTCTAACCTCTAACCTCTAACCTCTCACCACTAACCACTAACCTCTCACCTCTCACCACTAACCTCTCACCACTAACCTCTCACCACGAACCTCTCACCTCTCACCTCTCACCTCTCACCTCTCACCTCATTCCTAATCCCTATTTTAAACCGTATCAATAAACGTCTTCTCCGTCCTATTAAATATAATAATCCCAAAAAATAAGACAACTAGCGTCACTGCTACCGTATACAAAACACCAAACCAGCTAAAAGTCCCAGTTCCCAATAACATATAACGTGCGGTTTCAATAATATAGGCTAACGGATTATACTCAACCACCCAGGCAATTTTTGGTAATTTCTCGCGCATTAAGGCTAACGGATACATCACAGCAGATACATACATAAGCAACTGCACACCAAAACCGACTAAAAACTTCAAGTCCCGGTATTTGGTTACCAAACTAGAAATTATCATTCCAATACCTAAACCTAAAAGCCCCATGAGCATCACGATAAAAGGAAAAAACACAATACTACTGTTTATGTGAATGGCTGCCCCACTAAAATAATAATAAATATAAAAGGCGATGAAAATAAGGAGTTGAATCCCAAATTTCATCAAGTTAGAGATGATTATCGAAAGTGGTACAATAATCCGGGGAAAGTACACCTTGCCAAATATGGCGGCATTACTTTTAAAGGTATCACTAGTAGACGTTAAGCAGGTATTAAAATAATTCCAAATAGAAATCCCGGCTAGGTTAAACAAGAATGGCGGTACCGTTCCGGTTTCTATATTGGCCACTTTATTAAAAATAAGTGTAAACGTTAAAGCGGTAAATAAGGGCTGAATCAAATACCAAAGCGGCCCTAAAACGGTTTGCTTATATACGGTAACCACATCACGCTTCACAAACAAAACAAGCAAATCGCGATAACGCCATATTTCGGCAAAATTAAAGTCGATTAACTTCCGCTTGGAAGAAATGGTATACAACCAATCAGCATCCTCTGTCTTATTCAATGTAATAGCGTTTTATATAGGGCTAATATACTAATTCCAAGCAGAAACCAAAACGCAAACTTTATAATTATTAACCAGAAAATGAAGTTGTTTTTTCAGCAATACAAACTAAAAAAAATAAACAGTATGAAAATAAATTTACCAATCCCCAAATCCCAAAAACAATAACAGTTTAGGCTCCCCTCTTTAGCTGAAGAGGGGTGGGCAAACGAAGTTTGGTCGGGGAGTTTGAACACAACTCATGTGCAAACGAAGTTTGATTAGAGAGTTAAAAAACAAACTAATAAGCAAACGAAGTTTGGTCAAGGTTTAAATCAAAGTAAAACGGAAATAAAGAAAGAGCCTGCCTGCTTTTAGATAGGGAGTTTGAACATAAAACGCATAACCAAACGAAGTTTATCAAAATATTTTAAACCTAAAACCGTACCTTTAATACATGTCCAAGCAGAAAATCCATACCAAAAAAGAACTACAAGCTTATAGAAAAAAACTGCGTAAAACATTAACACCGGCAGAAGCCTACCTATGGAAACATATAAAATCCAGACAATTAAATAATAAACGCTTCACAAAGCAACATAGTATAGGTCACTATATAGTTGATTTTTATTGTGCTTCAGAAAAATTGGTCATTGAATTAGATGGAGAAGTTCATTTTAATCCAATGACACAAGAATATGACAAAAAACGAACAGTGTATTTAGAAAGTTTAGGCTATAAA
Above is a window of Bizionia sp. M204 DNA encoding:
- a CDS encoding sulfotransferase domain-containing protein, with product MNKLKKNMKRILKFDERIAQQTENKMRMNNFLPITETKPQDIFIAGFPKSGNTWMQNLIAGLQYGIETSMLPDSLTQELIPDVHGKQYYKRFHDVVFFKTHELPRKEMKRVIHLVRDGRDAMASYYAMHQAMKKQVTLKEMVLEGKDVYPCRWHEHTRIWLDNPFNAEILIIKYEDLIQDAFKELKKIVEFAKLSCTDDLIYKAIEGNSFEQMKKKEKEFGWNNKEWDANEDFIRKGKVGSYKEEISVELIQSFESLSKVELEFFNYL
- a CDS encoding ABC transporter ATP-binding protein; translation: MSVILKAENISKQYRLGLVGTGTISHDLNRWWAGIRGKEDPYLKVGSVNDRSAKADSDYVWALQDINFEVQRGEVLGIIGKNGAGKSTLLKILSRVTIPTTGEIKTKGRIASLLEVGTGFHPELTGRENIYLNGAILGMSKAEIRSKEDEIIAFSGCERYVDTPVKRYSSGMRVRLAFAVAAFLEPDILVIDEVLAVGDAEFQKKAIGKMQDISQGDGRTVLFVSHNMAAVKSLCTRAIVLEHGKTVFEGGTDDAVDFYLNNENMQLSSGLVEYVADEVSNNEIQLLQVSVTDTTQRIRSAFLQSEAIHIQITFLAKTEIKGMRFNLSVKNTYGVIAFVTSSHELTKLGIAKGEHTLKLIIPEFLLNKTQYTLTLNAGIPGKIMLIEPIDVLLVDIEGEHAGGSTYIEKWPGLVSPKLEWTLDE
- a CDS encoding ABC transporter permease, with protein sequence MNKTEDADWLYTISSKRKLIDFNFAEIWRYRDLLVLFVKRDVVTVYKQTVLGPLWYLIQPLFTALTFTLIFNKVANIETGTVPPFLFNLAGISIWNYFNTCLTSTSDTFKSNAAIFGKVYFPRIIVPLSIIISNLMKFGIQLLIFIAFYIYYYFSGAAIHINSSIVFFPFIVMLMGLLGLGIGMIISSLVTKYRDLKFLVGFGVQLLMYVSAVMYPLALMREKLPKIAWVVEYNPLAYIIETARYMLLGTGTFSWFGVLYTVAVTLVVLFFGIIIFNRTEKTFIDTV
- a CDS encoding endonuclease domain-containing protein yields the protein MSKQKIHTKKELQAYRKKLRKTLTPAEAYLWKHIKSRQLNNKRFTKQHSIGHYIVDFYCASEKLVIELDGEVHFNPMTQEYDKKRTVYLESLGYKVIRFENKMVFDHLPSVLQEIKECFNSGEEEEEDKPSV